Proteins encoded in a region of the Polycladomyces subterraneus genome:
- a CDS encoding diacylglycerol/lipid kinase family protein: protein MKHTVLIVNPNAGDGSLLSAIDEILTRFRRAGMSVSLHQTTHPGEGAQIVQAVAEYADLIIVGGGDGTVAETVNALAPLPRRPHMAILPGGTCNDFSRTLGISQDPVEAAEQILSGRQRLVDVGFDGRRYFLNFWGVGLITEVSSDIDPNEKERFGRLAYYFNALKHAVDPTPFTLHLEGDDVFYHGPAQLLIAGNGAYLGGYRTFFPTSCVDDGLMDVFLVKEASFDSLWSWIRSHWTGNTPEGEDILYFRTGRLHVQTTPSQLIDCDGEKGGTTPATLSVLPGHLTMLAGDR, encoded by the coding sequence ATGAAACATACCGTTCTCATCGTGAATCCGAACGCCGGGGACGGCTCGCTGCTCTCCGCCATCGACGAAATTCTCACCCGTTTTCGTCGGGCAGGCATGTCTGTTTCCCTCCATCAAACCACCCATCCAGGCGAGGGAGCGCAAATTGTCCAGGCTGTTGCGGAATATGCCGATCTTATCATCGTTGGTGGAGGGGACGGTACGGTAGCCGAGACGGTCAATGCATTGGCCCCTCTCCCTCGTCGTCCACACATGGCCATTTTGCCCGGCGGCACGTGCAACGATTTTTCCCGCACACTGGGGATATCCCAAGATCCAGTGGAAGCGGCGGAGCAAATCCTGTCCGGTCGGCAACGATTGGTCGATGTGGGTTTTGACGGCCGCCGCTACTTTCTCAACTTTTGGGGGGTCGGGCTCATCACGGAAGTATCCTCGGATATCGACCCGAACGAGAAGGAGCGATTCGGCCGGTTGGCCTACTATTTCAATGCACTCAAGCATGCCGTCGATCCAACCCCGTTTACATTGCACCTAGAGGGGGACGACGTCTTCTATCACGGTCCGGCGCAGTTACTCATTGCCGGAAATGGTGCCTACTTGGGCGGTTACCGGACATTTTTCCCGACAAGCTGCGTGGATGACGGACTCATGGATGTATTTCTGGTGAAAGAGGCCTCCTTCGACAGTCTCTGGTCCTGGATTCGCTCGCATTGGACAGGAAACACGCCGGAAGGAGAAGACATCCTGTATTTTCGGACCGGGCGATTGCATGTACAAACAACCCCATCGCAATTGATTGATTGCGACGGGGAAAAGGGAGGTACAACGCCGGCCACACTTTCCGTTTTGCCCGGTCATCTGACGATGCTGGCAGGTGATCGGTAA